A single window of Actinoallomurus bryophytorum DNA harbors:
- a CDS encoding DUF4239 domain-containing protein, which translates to MLVCILAVVAAVGLVIAAATLFRRFGRGSDDGDPGGATAGHAGSMLSALFLLVFAIAIVVPWTTADSARENTYAESHALVEAYWAASALPAPEGRDVQADLRGYTGLVLGREWGHMKKGRLTDEGEERLNALRTKVAGLPAATDDQKDDRDAVVEQVQAVSAARGQRAMDAKSRPPAGLLYMTVLAGLVVGIFPFLAGARPRGMTIVPLGVMAAMLAVGIFLTFNISHVFSGALRVRSDAYVAAQRQFQQIPESR; encoded by the coding sequence ATGCTCGTATGCATTCTCGCCGTCGTCGCGGCGGTCGGCCTGGTCATCGCGGCCGCGACGCTGTTCCGCAGGTTCGGGCGCGGCTCGGACGACGGCGACCCCGGCGGCGCGACCGCGGGTCACGCCGGCTCGATGCTGTCGGCGCTGTTCCTGCTGGTGTTCGCGATCGCCATCGTCGTCCCGTGGACCACGGCCGACTCCGCGCGCGAGAACACCTACGCCGAGAGCCACGCCCTCGTCGAGGCGTACTGGGCGGCCTCGGCGCTGCCGGCCCCGGAGGGGCGCGACGTGCAGGCCGACCTGCGCGGTTACACGGGCCTCGTGCTCGGCCGCGAGTGGGGGCACATGAAGAAGGGCCGGCTCACCGACGAGGGCGAGGAGCGGCTGAACGCCCTGCGCACGAAAGTGGCCGGCCTGCCCGCAGCCACCGATGACCAGAAGGACGACCGCGACGCCGTGGTCGAACAGGTCCAGGCGGTGTCCGCGGCGCGCGGTCAGCGGGCGATGGACGCCAAATCCCGGCCTCCCGCGGGGCTGCTCTACATGACGGTCCTGGCGGGCCTGGTGGTGGGGATCTTCCCGTTCCTCGCCGGCGCACGGCCGCGCGGGATGACCATCGTGCCGCTCGGCGTGATGGCGGCCATGCTCGCGGTCGGGATCTTCCTCACCTTCAACATCTCCCACGTGTTCAGCGGCGCCCTGCGCGTCAGGTCCGACGCGTACGTGGCCGCGCAACGACAGTTCCAGCAGATCCCGGAGAGCCGCTGA
- a CDS encoding family 2B encapsulin nanocompartment shell protein: MTESAQSGIGFEGSPLSLGTVAARNLATTTKSAPQMQGISSRWLLRMLPWVQASGGVYRVNRRLSYAVGDGRVSFSSVGSEVRVVAPELCELPLLRGFGDEGTLNALAGRFVQQEFDAGDVIVEVGRPADQVFLVAHGRVSRVGVGKYGDEIVLGVLADGDYFGDRALAGSQDTWDFTARAATHCTVLTLSGMVFQEIVDQSDTLRTHLEQFRAGPAGDQNEHGEAAIALASGHVGEPVLPGTFVDYELSPREYELSVAQTVLQVHTRVADLYNQPMDQIEQQLRLTIEALRERQEHELVNNREFGLLHNADLKQRIYTRTGPPSPDDMDELLATVWKDPAFFLAHPRAIAAFGRECSRRGVYPQSIDVAGNRVPAWRGVPIFPCNKIPVSDTQTSSIMLLRVGEADQGVIGLHQTGIPDEYQPGLSVRFMGINDKAVISYLVSAYYSAAVLTPDALGILENVETASTRD; encoded by the coding sequence GTGACGGAGTCGGCGCAGTCGGGTATTGGTTTTGAGGGTTCGCCGTTGAGTTTGGGTACGGTGGCGGCGCGTAATTTGGCGACGACGACGAAGTCGGCGCCGCAGATGCAGGGGATTTCGTCGCGGTGGTTGTTGCGGATGCTGCCGTGGGTTCAGGCGTCGGGTGGGGTTTATCGGGTGAACCGGCGGTTGAGTTATGCGGTGGGGGATGGGCGGGTGTCTTTTTCTTCGGTGGGTTCGGAGGTGCGTGTTGTCGCGCCGGAGTTGTGTGAGCTTCCTTTGTTGCGGGGGTTTGGTGATGAGGGGACGTTGAATGCTTTGGCGGGGCGTTTTGTGCAGCAGGAGTTTGATGCCGGGGATGTGATCGTGGAGGTGGGTCGGCCTGCGGATCAGGTGTTTTTGGTGGCCCATGGTCGGGTGAGTCGGGTTGGTGTTGGTAAGTATGGTGATGAGATTGTTTTGGGGGTGTTGGCGGATGGTGATTACTTCGGTGATCGGGCGTTGGCGGGGTCGCAGGACACGTGGGACTTCACCGCCAGAGCCGCCACCCACTGCACGGTCCTGACCCTCTCCGGGATGGTCTTCCAGGAGATCGTCGACCAGTCCGACACCTTGCGCACTCACCTGGAGCAGTTCCGCGCCGGCCCCGCCGGTGACCAGAACGAGCACGGCGAGGCCGCGATCGCGCTGGCGTCGGGCCATGTGGGTGAGCCGGTGCTGCCGGGGACGTTCGTGGACTACGAGCTGTCGCCGAGGGAGTACGAGCTCAGCGTCGCCCAAACCGTGCTTCAGGTCCACACGAGAGTGGCGGATCTGTACAACCAGCCGATGGACCAGATCGAGCAGCAGCTGCGGCTGACCATCGAGGCGCTGCGTGAGCGGCAGGAGCACGAGCTGGTCAACAACCGTGAGTTCGGCCTGCTCCACAACGCCGACCTCAAGCAGCGCATCTACACACGCACCGGACCACCGTCCCCGGACGACATGGACGAGCTGCTGGCCACGGTCTGGAAGGACCCGGCGTTCTTCCTGGCCCATCCCCGCGCGATCGCGGCGTTCGGGCGAGAGTGCAGCCGCCGTGGCGTCTACCCGCAGAGCATCGACGTGGCCGGCAACCGGGTGCCCGCCTGGCGCGGCGTGCCGATCTTCCCGTGCAACAAGATCCCGGTCAGCGACACCCAGACCAGCTCGATCATGCTCCTCCGCGTCGGTGAGGCGGACCAGGGCGTCATCGGACTGCACCAGACCGGGATCCCCGACGAATACCAGCCCGGGCTCTCGGTGCGGTTCATGGGGATCAACGACAAGGCCGTCATCTCCTACCTCGTCAGCGCCTACTACTCCGCCGCCGTCCTCACCCCGGACGCGCTCGGCATCCTCGAAAACGTAGAAACCGCATCCACGCGCGATTAA
- a CDS encoding family 2B encapsulin nanocompartment shell protein has product MVVCVVTESAQSGIGVESSPLSLGTAAARNLATTTKSAPQMQGISSRWLLRMLPWVQASGGVYRVNRRLSYAVGDGRVSFSSVGSEVRVVAPELCELPLLRGFGDEGTLNALAGRFVQQEFDAGDVIVEVGRPADQVFLVAHGRVSRVGVGKYGDEIVLGVLADGDYFGDRALAGSQDTWDFTARAATHCTVLSLSRDDFDELTEASEELRTHLERLRAAPKPPRNRQGEAEIALASGHVGEPVLPGTFVDYELSPREYELSVAQTVLQVHTRVADLYNRPMDQLKEQLRLTIEALRERQEHELVNNREFGLLHNADLKQRIHARTGPPSPDDLDELLSRRRKSHFFLAHPLTIAAFGRECSRRGIHPDSAEMHGRSVTTWRGVPLLPCDKIPITGGRTSSMLVMRTGADDQGVIGLHQTGIPHEVEPSLSVRFMGINDKAVISYLVSAYYSAAVLVPDALGVLENIEISR; this is encoded by the coding sequence ATGGTGGTGTGTGTCGTGACGGAGTCGGCGCAGTCGGGTATTGGTGTTGAGAGTTCGCCGTTGAGTTTGGGTACGGCGGCGGCGCGTAATTTGGCGACGACGACGAAGTCGGCGCCGCAGATGCAGGGGATTTCGTCGCGGTGGTTGTTGCGGATGCTGCCGTGGGTTCAGGCGTCGGGTGGGGTTTATCGGGTGAACCGGCGGTTGAGTTATGCGGTGGGGGATGGGCGGGTGTCTTTTTCTTCGGTGGGTTCGGAGGTGCGTGTTGTCGCGCCGGAGTTGTGTGAGCTTCCTTTGTTGCGGGGGTTTGGTGATGAGGGGACGTTGAATGCTTTGGCGGGGCGTTTTGTGCAGCAGGAGTTTGATGCCGGGGATGTGATCGTGGAGGTGGGTCGGCCTGCGGATCAGGTGTTTTTGGTGGCCCATGGTCGGGTGAGTCGGGTTGGTGTTGGTAAGTATGGTGATGAGATTGTTTTGGGGGTGTTGGCGGATGGTGATTACTTCGGTGATCGGGCGTTGGCGGGGTCGCAGGACACGTGGGACTTCACCGCCAGAGCCGCCACCCACTGCACCGTTCTCTCGCTGTCCCGCGACGATTTCGACGAGCTGACCGAAGCCTCCGAAGAACTCCGCACCCACCTCGAACGCCTCCGCGCGGCCCCCAAGCCGCCACGGAACAGACAGGGCGAGGCCGAGATCGCGCTGGCGTCGGGTCACGTCGGAGAGCCGGTGCTGCCGGGGACGTTCGTGGACTACGAACTGTCGCCTCGGGAGTACGAGCTCAGCGTCGCCCAGACCGTCCTCCAGGTCCACACGAGAGTGGCCGACCTCTACAACCGCCCGATGGACCAGCTCAAGGAGCAGCTGCGGCTGACCATCGAGGCGCTGCGCGAGCGGCAGGAGCACGAGCTGGTCAACAACCGTGAGTTCGGCCTGCTCCACAACGCCGACCTCAAGCAGCGCATCCACGCCCGTACCGGGCCGCCCAGCCCCGACGACCTGGACGAGTTGCTGAGCCGGCGCCGAAAGTCACACTTCTTCCTCGCCCATCCGCTGACCATCGCGGCGTTCGGGCGCGAGTGCAGCCGGCGTGGCATCCATCCCGACAGCGCCGAGATGCACGGCCGCTCGGTGACGACCTGGCGCGGCGTGCCGCTCCTCCCGTGCGACAAGATCCCCATCACCGGTGGCCGTACGAGCTCGATGCTCGTCATGCGGACCGGAGCGGACGACCAGGGCGTCATCGGCCTGCACCAGACCGGCATCCCGCACGAGGTCGAGCCCAGCCTGTCGGTGCGGTTCATGGGGATCAACGACAAGGCCGTCATCTCCTACCTCGTCAGCGCCTACTACTCCG